The following are encoded in a window of Nitrospinota bacterium genomic DNA:
- a CDS encoding radical SAM protein, protein MKQRKFKYIYGPVSSWRLGRSLGIDPISSKEKVCTFDCVYCQLGETFKFDNMRKIYVKTSEIIKEINRVPKIPIDHITFSGRGEPTLAKNLGEMIEAIKSFRSEKIAVLTNSSLMEREDVQRDLLKADFVVAKLDACYEELFMKINRPMWGIFFDFVLSGIKKFRAEYHGRFALQIMFIEENKNSCEKLAKIVKEIEPDEVQINTPLRPCEAKPLSEEEISTIKEYFIGLNPISVYEKERKETVPISSKETLVRRGKIA, encoded by the coding sequence ATGAAACAAAGAAAATTTAAATATATCTATGGTCCCGTTTCATCGTGGAGACTTGGAAGATCTCTGGGCATTGATCCAATCTCTTCCAAGGAGAAGGTTTGTACATTTGATTGTGTTTACTGCCAGCTGGGAGAGACATTTAAGTTTGATAATATGAGAAAGATATATGTCAAGACGAGTGAAATCATAAAAGAAATAAATAGAGTGCCAAAAATTCCTATTGATCACATTACATTTTCTGGTAGAGGAGAGCCAACATTGGCCAAGAATCTGGGTGAAATGATTGAGGCGATAAAGTCTTTTCGATCTGAAAAAATAGCTGTATTAACGAATTCCTCCTTGATGGAAAGGGAAGATGTTCAGAGGGATTTATTGAAAGCGGATTTTGTCGTAGCCAAATTAGATGCTTGTTATGAAGAATTATTTATGAAGATAAACAGGCCGATGTGGGGGATTTTTTTTGATTTTGTTTTAAGTGGGATAAAGAAATTCAGAGCAGAATATCATGGTAGATTCGCATTACAGATTATGTTCATTGAAGAAAATAAGAATAGCTGTGAAAAGCTTGCTAAGATTGTAAAAGAGATTGAGCCTGATGAAGTCCAGATTAATACTCCACTTCGACCCTGTGAAGCAAAACCGCTATCAGAGGAGGAAATCTCCACTATAAAAGAATATTTCATTGGATTGAACCCTATCTCTGTATATGAAAAAGAGAGAAAAGAAACTGTTCCTATTAGCAGCAAAGAGACTTTAGTAAGGAGAGGAAAAATAGCTTAG